The following proteins are encoded in a genomic region of Pseudomonadota bacterium:
- a CDS encoding sodium:proton exchanger yields the protein DLDELLATMAMGIMVTNFNPERERVFEILERYAEEMIFVLFFTLSGMYLDFGVLATSAILVALYAFWRTAGKFAGTWIGAGIGGASAPVKRYTALGLIPAGGIIIGLALLLKQNPAFDRFADIVINVIIGATVIHELAGPILVQYAFRKSGETGRSAACEITEH from the coding sequence CCGACCTCGACGAGCTGCTCGCCACCATGGCCATGGGCATCATGGTCACCAACTTCAACCCGGAACGCGAACGGGTATTCGAGATACTGGAGCGCTATGCCGAGGAGATGATCTTCGTCCTCTTCTTCACGCTCTCGGGCATGTACCTCGACTTCGGGGTGCTCGCCACGAGCGCGATCCTCGTCGCCCTCTACGCCTTCTGGAGGACCGCCGGAAAGTTCGCGGGCACCTGGATCGGCGCCGGGATAGGCGGGGCGTCGGCGCCGGTGAAGCGCTACACGGCGCTCGGCCTCATACCCGCAGGAGGGATCATCATAGGCCTCGCTCTTCTGCTCAAGCAGAACCCGGCCTTCGACCGCTTCGCCGACATCGTGATCAACGTGATCATCGGCGCCACGGTGATACACGAGCTCGCGGGGCCGATACTGGTACAGTACGCGTTCAGAAAGAGCGGCGAGACCGGGCGCTCGGCCGCCTGCGAAATCACCGAGCATTGA